The Echinicola rosea genome has a segment encoding these proteins:
- a CDS encoding LamG domain-containing protein, whose protein sequence is MKLTSKIIMIGLLATSFACEDGYIDEIQPKPAGVDEMPPEVTINFPEEGPLTWVPDEVMSINIDFEVMDDIEIQDIIVTLDGEGIGSYADFKDYRNAFIQLPYDNLTNGDHTLTVTANDLSGKTTTSTVEFEKPENYVPLYEGEIFYMPFDDQYLELVSVSEASIVGNPGFAGESASGANAYAGATDSYLTFPTTNLTNDAFSASLWYKVDADPNRAGILVIGPPDEANPDAQNNRTAGFRLFREAAGSNQRIKLNVGNGGGENWFDGGAAADINPSSGEWVHIAITISGTECAVYLNGEPVSQGTYPGISWEGCDIMSIGSGAPRFSGWGHLSDNSYIDELRIFNKALTQTEVQTILDNEQP, encoded by the coding sequence ATGAAATTAACTTCTAAAATAATTATGATAGGTCTGCTGGCAACGAGTTTTGCCTGTGAAGACGGATATATAGATGAAATCCAACCCAAACCGGCAGGAGTGGACGAGATGCCTCCTGAGGTAACCATCAACTTTCCCGAAGAAGGCCCCCTCACTTGGGTGCCAGACGAAGTAATGTCCATCAACATCGATTTTGAGGTGATGGATGATATTGAGATTCAGGACATCATCGTGACACTCGATGGAGAGGGAATTGGCAGTTATGCTGATTTTAAGGATTATAGAAATGCGTTTATCCAACTCCCATACGATAACCTCACCAATGGTGACCATACGTTGACGGTCACGGCCAATGACCTTTCTGGAAAAACGACCACCAGTACGGTGGAATTTGAAAAACCTGAAAACTATGTGCCGCTTTACGAAGGGGAAATCTTTTACATGCCCTTTGATGACCAGTACCTGGAATTGGTCAGTGTAAGTGAAGCCTCCATCGTGGGAAATCCGGGTTTTGCTGGTGAAAGTGCTTCCGGTGCCAATGCTTATGCCGGTGCAACGGATTCCTACCTGACTTTTCCTACGACGAACCTGACCAATGATGCCTTCAGTGCGTCGCTCTGGTACAAGGTCGATGCCGATCCCAACAGGGCTGGCATCCTGGTCATCGGGCCACCTGACGAAGCCAACCCCGATGCACAAAACAATCGGACTGCAGGCTTTAGGCTCTTTAGAGAAGCGGCAGGAAGCAACCAGCGGATAAAGCTGAATGTCGGTAATGGTGGCGGAGAAAATTGGTTTGATGGCGGTGCTGCTGCTGACATCAATCCAAGTAGCGGAGAATGGGTACACATCGCCATCACCATTTCCGGGACTGAATGTGCCGTTTACCTCAATGGTGAACCTGTAAGCCAAGGGACTTACCCAGGCATTTCTTGGGAAGGCTGCGACATCATGTCCATCGGTTCCGGTGCGCCACGCTTTTCTGGATGGGGCCACCTCTCCGACAATAGCTACATCGATGAGCTCCGCATCTTCAACAAAGCCCTTACGCAAACAGAAGTGCAGACCATTCTGGATAACGAACAGCCGTAA
- a CDS encoding RagB/SusD family nutrient uptake outer membrane protein, with protein MKIFQYKLITLVTVLCLMTTFSCSEYLDAPLENQILAEGTDYSQSQNMVLMLNGAYAELYGFQWETFPLISVRGDDANPAGDQEPLFGTDTYDYDRSFWIYNSTWLNMYSDIIYWNGAMEEIQKYQEAGADAARASQYIAEIQVMKGYNLLQLARLWNNILIPEGSDPNALYDVELTAFNDVMQYISDMMDQAMPNLPNVHPNQRSDIRGGVTRYTALAIKALANLEMENYQGAADATGAIIESGEFMLETDYYQLFKIPGKLNNENILEFQYSDYGAESGTSDRFPWQVYGPQAVGWQPAVPGSSGGWGFWEPTEKYVKFMLDRNDRKRLQTTVLFTPDGISDIESDPDYANLPNWVSNVTPDGDVFGNAPRYRFLSGKHYLPTTQLTPGRFNYGENKNMIAIRYAEILLVHAEALVSGASSSVMSADEAVNAVRSRANLGSLSGVTLDEVLNEKFAEFGMEWGVRFFDLVRHDRTSELNYGGRTFQEGDRFLPYPLDQQDILPQLQDASNQ; from the coding sequence ATGAAAATATTTCAATATAAACTGATCACATTGGTCACGGTTTTATGCCTGATGACCACCTTTTCCTGTAGCGAATACTTGGATGCACCGCTGGAAAACCAGATTCTGGCCGAAGGAACCGATTATTCCCAATCCCAAAACATGGTCCTGATGCTGAACGGTGCTTATGCTGAGCTCTATGGATTTCAATGGGAAACTTTCCCCCTCATCTCTGTACGCGGTGATGATGCCAATCCTGCAGGTGACCAGGAACCCCTATTCGGAACCGACACCTATGATTATGACAGGAGTTTCTGGATTTATAATTCCACTTGGTTAAACATGTATTCCGATATCATCTACTGGAATGGTGCCATGGAAGAAATCCAGAAATACCAGGAAGCAGGTGCCGATGCTGCCAGAGCTTCACAATACATCGCTGAAATACAGGTCATGAAAGGCTATAACCTGCTTCAACTGGCAAGGCTATGGAACAACATCTTAATCCCTGAAGGTTCTGATCCCAATGCACTCTACGATGTGGAGCTCACCGCTTTCAATGATGTGATGCAATACATTTCTGACATGATGGATCAAGCCATGCCCAATCTACCAAACGTGCACCCCAACCAACGTTCGGATATCCGGGGAGGTGTGACCCGTTACACGGCACTGGCCATAAAAGCCTTGGCCAACCTGGAAATGGAAAATTACCAAGGTGCTGCAGATGCCACCGGAGCGATCATCGAAAGTGGGGAATTTATGCTGGAAACGGATTATTATCAGCTTTTCAAAATCCCTGGAAAACTAAACAATGAGAACATCCTGGAATTCCAATACTCTGATTACGGTGCTGAAAGTGGTACATCCGACAGGTTCCCTTGGCAAGTATATGGCCCCCAAGCGGTGGGCTGGCAACCTGCCGTACCTGGATCAAGTGGCGGATGGGGTTTTTGGGAGCCCACGGAAAAATACGTCAAGTTTATGCTGGACCGAAACGACAGAAAGCGACTGCAGACCACTGTACTCTTTACCCCTGATGGCATCAGTGACATTGAGTCGGACCCAGATTATGCGAACTTGCCCAACTGGGTCAGCAATGTCACTCCTGATGGTGATGTGTTTGGTAATGCGCCGCGGTACCGTTTCCTAAGCGGCAAACACTACTTGCCCACCACACAGTTGACGCCGGGTCGTTTTAACTACGGCGAAAACAAAAACATGATTGCCATTCGATACGCCGAAATCCTTTTGGTACATGCAGAAGCATTGGTAAGTGGTGCCTCCAGCAGTGTCATGTCTGCAGATGAAGCAGTCAATGCCGTGCGGTCCAGGGCGAACCTTGGTTCGCTGAGCGGGGTAACGCTGGATGAGGTATTGAATGAAAAATTCGCAGAATTCGGCATGGAATGGGGCGTGCGCTTCTTTGACCTGGTAAGGCATGATCGTACCAGCGAACTAAACTATGGCGGCAGGACTTTCCAAGAAGGTGACAGGTTCTTGCCTTACCCGCTGGATCAGCAGGATATTCTTCCCCAGCTGCAAGACGCCAGTAACCAATAA
- a CDS encoding glucoamylase family protein, which translates to MASFELTGAYIGETSLDPNGITEEVAIDRSISLSFSQPISEASVASAVSLSQDNADVDFSTHLLTDRKTLTITVIGTLETSTTYQLEIANTLTSTSGASFSGADFRFETILGDLSITSAMIPSSDTTRAGRVQQVPVNFLGTFSFNHSLDESTLQGAFTLSGPASPTLQFELSDNDHAVTVRSSSPLTYLSHYTLKISDGLYGANGEQFAGISREFYTEIDDTPKFPSLSEEALLTKVQEQTFRYFWDFAHPTSGLSRERNTSGNTVTTGGSGFGLMTIIVGVERGFITRKEAVARWTKIVDFLATADRFHGAWPHWMNGETGNTIPFSTKDNGGDLVETAFMIQGLLTVRAYLDNHNTAENELIDKITALWEAVEWDWYTKDGSNMLYWHWSPDYNWEMNLPVRGYNESLIVYVLAAASPTHSIDKSVYETGWARNGEIKNGNSYYQQTLPLGNDLGGPLFFAHYSFLGLDPRNLTDQYANYWEQNQAHSRINQAYCVQNPKGFIGYGENIWGLTASDNHNGYSAHSPTNDLGVITPTAALSSFPYTPEKSMQALQYFYYILGDRLWGEYGFYDAFNLTESWYADSYLAIDQGPIILMIENHRTGLLWEVFMKDQEVQNGLDRLGFSY; encoded by the coding sequence ATGGCATCATTTGAGCTTACCGGTGCTTATATTGGGGAAACTTCTCTTGATCCTAACGGCATCACTGAAGAAGTAGCTATTGACCGATCCATAAGCCTGTCCTTTTCCCAGCCTATCAGCGAAGCATCCGTTGCTTCGGCGGTATCGCTTAGTCAGGACAATGCCGACGTGGATTTTTCTACTCACCTCTTAACTGACCGTAAGACCCTTACCATTACCGTAATCGGAACGCTCGAAACGAGCACTACTTACCAACTCGAAATCGCAAACACACTTACTTCTACCAGTGGTGCTTCCTTTTCGGGTGCAGACTTTAGGTTTGAGACCATCTTGGGAGACTTGTCGATAACCTCCGCCATGATCCCAAGTAGTGACACCACCAGAGCGGGCAGGGTCCAGCAAGTCCCTGTAAATTTCTTGGGCACTTTTTCCTTTAACCATTCCCTCGACGAATCCACCCTGCAAGGGGCATTCACCTTGTCGGGACCTGCTTCACCAACTTTACAGTTTGAATTGAGCGACAATGATCACGCCGTGACCGTTAGGTCCAGTTCTCCGCTGACCTATCTCAGTCACTATACATTGAAAATCTCAGATGGGCTATACGGGGCTAACGGGGAGCAATTTGCAGGAATAAGCCGTGAATTTTATACCGAAATAGACGACACCCCCAAATTCCCGTCCTTATCAGAGGAAGCATTGCTCACCAAAGTACAAGAACAGACCTTTCGTTATTTCTGGGACTTTGCCCACCCTACCAGTGGTCTTTCACGGGAGCGGAACACATCTGGCAACACCGTAACCACAGGCGGATCAGGCTTTGGGCTGATGACGATAATAGTTGGTGTGGAGCGGGGCTTTATTACCCGAAAAGAGGCTGTTGCCAGATGGACCAAAATAGTGGACTTTTTGGCGACGGCCGATCGCTTTCATGGCGCTTGGCCACATTGGATGAACGGCGAAACCGGTAATACCATTCCTTTCAGCACCAAAGACAATGGGGGCGATTTGGTGGAAACGGCCTTTATGATCCAGGGACTATTGACCGTCAGGGCTTATCTCGACAATCATAACACAGCCGAAAATGAACTGATCGACAAAATCACTGCCCTCTGGGAAGCAGTGGAATGGGACTGGTACACCAAAGATGGAAGCAATATGCTCTACTGGCATTGGTCTCCAGATTATAATTGGGAGATGAACCTTCCCGTCCGAGGATACAATGAAAGCTTGATTGTATATGTCCTGGCAGCGGCTTCTCCGACGCATTCCATTGATAAAAGCGTTTATGAAACCGGCTGGGCACGGAATGGGGAAATAAAAAATGGCAACAGCTATTATCAACAGACCTTGCCCTTGGGCAATGATCTTGGTGGCCCGCTCTTCTTTGCCCATTATTCCTTCTTAGGGCTGGACCCAAGAAACCTGACCGACCAGTACGCCAATTATTGGGAGCAAAACCAAGCCCATAGCCGGATCAACCAAGCCTATTGTGTGCAAAATCCCAAGGGTTTCATAGGCTATGGGGAAAATATTTGGGGACTTACCGCTAGTGACAATCACAATGGCTACAGTGCGCATTCCCCCACCAATGACCTGGGCGTCATCACACCAACTGCTGCGCTTTCATCCTTTCCCTATACGCCGGAAAAATCCATGCAAGCACTTCAGTATTTCTATTATATACTTGGGGACAGGTTATGGGGTGAATATGGGTTTTATGATGCTTTCAACCTGACTGAAAGCTGGTATGCGGATTCCTATTTGGCCATTGATCAAGGCCCTATTATCCTCATGATCGAAAATCATCGGACGGGATTGCTTTGGGAAGTATTCATGAAAGATCAGGAAGTACAGAACGGCTTGGACCGGCTTGGCTTTAGTTACTGA
- the bglX gene encoding beta-glucosidase BglX, producing MKRYILIILVIGCFIMAFKPSGSTPEPNGNDPFVQKADSVLALMTLEEKIGQLNLPAAGDFTTGQASSSNIAEKIKAGKVGGLFNIKTVKKIRDVQQVAVEESRLGIPLLFGMDVIHGYETIFPIPLGLSCTWDMDLIKKSAQLAAKEASADGINWTFSPMTDISREPRWGRVSEGSGEDPYLGAQIAKAMVEGYQGNDLSLNNTLMACVKHFALYGAPEAGRDYNTVDMSRQRMYNEYFPPYKAAVDAGVGTVMTAFNEVEGIPASANKWLMMDLLRHEWGFDGFVVTDYTAINEMIAHGIGDLKAVSAKALKAGVDMDMVGEGFLTTLKASLEEGIITEAQIDEACRRILIAKFKLGLFEDPYRYCDQERAETEIFNAENRQISREIASQSFVLMKNEGEVLPLKKNGTIALIGPMADNAENMTGTWSVAGRFKESVSLKQGIQNAVGNDVKIVEARGANVVADSLLESRVSVFGKPTYRDHRPEEELIQEAVEAAKEADVIVAAMGESAEMSGESSSLSTIDLPANQRRLLKALAETGKPIVMVLFTGRPLAIQWEKENIPSILNVWFGGSEAGDAIADVLFGEVNPSGKLTMTFPQNTGQIPIYYNHKNTGRPLPEGQWFQKFRSNYLDVPNEPLFPFGYGLSYTEFEYGDLSLSTDQLNGDQTLTASISLTNSGEFDGKEVVQLYVRDLVGSMTRPVKELKGFQKVFLKAGETKEINFELTQEDLKFYNHSLDFVFEPGEFEIMIGTNSSEVSTKKIDWKN from the coding sequence ATGAAAAGATATATCCTCATAATACTGGTCATCGGATGCTTCATAATGGCCTTTAAACCCTCAGGCAGCACACCAGAACCAAACGGAAACGATCCTTTTGTTCAAAAGGCCGATTCTGTCTTGGCCCTGATGACATTGGAAGAAAAAATCGGTCAGCTAAACCTACCTGCAGCAGGTGATTTCACCACAGGTCAAGCGTCCAGCAGCAATATTGCCGAAAAAATAAAAGCGGGCAAAGTCGGCGGGCTTTTTAACATCAAGACCGTAAAAAAAATCCGCGATGTGCAGCAGGTGGCCGTGGAAGAAAGCCGTTTGGGCATTCCGCTACTCTTCGGAATGGATGTAATCCACGGTTACGAAACCATTTTCCCCATTCCCCTAGGGCTATCATGCACTTGGGACATGGACCTGATCAAAAAATCTGCTCAACTAGCGGCAAAAGAAGCCAGTGCGGACGGCATCAACTGGACCTTTTCTCCCATGACGGACATCTCCCGCGAACCACGCTGGGGCCGCGTATCCGAAGGAAGTGGTGAAGACCCATATCTTGGTGCTCAGATTGCCAAAGCCATGGTAGAAGGGTACCAAGGCAATGACCTGAGCCTAAACAACACCCTGATGGCCTGCGTCAAGCACTTTGCCCTTTATGGAGCACCGGAAGCAGGCAGGGACTATAACACTGTGGACATGAGCCGACAACGGATGTACAACGAGTATTTCCCTCCCTACAAAGCTGCAGTGGATGCAGGTGTAGGCACGGTGATGACTGCTTTTAACGAAGTGGAAGGCATCCCCGCCAGTGCCAACAAGTGGCTGATGATGGATTTGTTGCGTCATGAATGGGGCTTTGATGGCTTCGTCGTGACCGATTATACCGCGATCAATGAAATGATCGCCCACGGAATCGGGGACCTCAAGGCCGTATCGGCCAAAGCACTGAAAGCAGGCGTGGACATGGACATGGTGGGCGAAGGCTTCTTGACCACCTTAAAGGCATCCCTCGAAGAAGGCATTATCACCGAAGCGCAAATAGACGAGGCTTGCAGAAGGATACTGATCGCCAAATTTAAACTTGGCCTATTCGAAGATCCCTATCGCTATTGTGACCAAGAAAGGGCCGAAACAGAAATATTCAATGCTGAAAACAGGCAAATTTCCAGAGAAATTGCTTCCCAGTCTTTTGTGCTTATGAAAAATGAAGGGGAAGTATTGCCCCTGAAAAAAAATGGCACCATAGCCCTGATCGGGCCAATGGCAGACAATGCAGAAAACATGACCGGTACATGGAGTGTCGCCGGAAGGTTTAAGGAGTCTGTTTCCCTCAAGCAGGGTATCCAAAATGCCGTCGGAAATGATGTGAAGATCGTAGAAGCCCGTGGGGCCAATGTAGTGGCCGACTCCCTCTTGGAATCCCGGGTAAGTGTCTTTGGTAAACCTACCTACCGGGACCACAGGCCCGAGGAGGAATTGATCCAAGAAGCCGTAGAAGCTGCAAAAGAAGCCGATGTCATCGTGGCTGCCATGGGTGAATCTGCCGAAATGAGCGGAGAATCGTCCAGCCTAAGCACCATCGATTTACCCGCCAACCAGCGTAGGCTGCTTAAAGCATTGGCCGAAACAGGCAAGCCGATCGTCATGGTGCTGTTTACCGGACGTCCATTGGCCATCCAGTGGGAAAAGGAAAACATCCCATCCATCCTCAATGTCTGGTTTGGAGGAAGTGAAGCTGGAGACGCCATTGCCGATGTGCTGTTCGGTGAGGTAAATCCTTCTGGAAAATTGACCATGACCTTCCCACAAAACACAGGACAAATCCCCATTTATTACAACCACAAGAATACCGGCCGCCCCCTACCAGAAGGACAATGGTTCCAGAAATTTCGCTCCAACTACCTGGATGTGCCCAATGAACCATTATTTCCCTTTGGCTATGGACTTAGTTATACGGAATTTGAATATGGAGACCTTTCCCTAAGCACCGATCAGCTAAACGGAGACCAAACCCTTACCGCCAGCATTTCCCTTACCAATTCGGGGGAATTTGACGGCAAAGAAGTGGTTCAATTGTATGTTAGAGACTTGGTGGGCAGTATGACCCGGCCTGTCAAAGAGCTTAAAGGTTTTCAAAAGGTCTTCCTCAAAGCGGGAGAAACCAAAGAAATCAACTTTGAGCTGACCCAAGAAGACCTCAAATTCTATAACCACAGCTTGGATTTTGTGTTTGAGCCAGGAGAATTTGAAATCATGATTGGGACCAACTCCAGTGAAGTAAGTACTAAGAAGATTGATTGGAAAAATTGA
- a CDS encoding SusC/RagA family TonB-linked outer membrane protein, which yields MIKLLRISKESWKPKASFFGKFSMVLVFAIWAMSGSATAQDTEVTGTIIDPSGEPVPGVNILEQGTSNGTITDLDGNYTLTVSSPDATLKFSFIGFEPQTIALNGRSQLDITLQEELTGLDEVVVIGYGAQTEKEMTSAITTLKTEDLVKTPSSNAMQSLQGKVAGVQIVSKGAPGASPTVRVRGIGSFEGGGAPLYVVDGMFFDNIDFLNSNDIKTLSVLKDASASAIYGARASNGVVLIETNSGEYEQEAEIVYDGYYGVQNPQNVLQMANSQQFVQYVNETGSAPDREFVDNAMQFYGRSRLDPSIPAVNTDWYNEIMSPAPIQNHTLTFSGGSTKTRYSVGGSYFSQDGLLNETRNEYERVNIRANIDSKVKEWITVGGNFTFSTAKQFIGSDAAWFNAYFAVPILPKYDEEFGASPVPLSNAQRLGYRGRQNPFYPLLYNDSRNKVNKINGNLHAELTFIPDKLTFRSAYNYKLNMINARNVNFAYNDGVLDPLSGISRSNQTYFDQIIDNYLTYKDFFGDHGITATLGQSFRSETYEVLSGNRNDLDPNPTFGNEELWYLNNGQANDINTVSDGGSRIFYLSFFGRLAYNYKEKYLLYATYRQDNYNKFQVDSEDFFTLGAGWVATEEEFFDVKGIDFLKFRASWGQLGNDGINPSVGQPTLQSTNNAFNDVRVPGFRLDPTYDLIDKIETTEETNFGVTAKFFQNRLSLEADYYIRNTQSLAVTVLQPLFRGSVRRSVGEIQNKGLEVSLNWENQVSEDFSYFIGGNFATLQNTVKGLGGPEYLNSGSAEFRQRSIVGQPYQAFYGYEVAGVFQNEADIANSGYSEQFLSENDLVPGDFMFKDQNGDGLINDLDRVVLGSYLPDLTYGGNLGFRYKNLDFSVLIQGQSGHSILNRKRGEMIFTNDTNIDADLATNLWRGEGTSNKYPSAAGLRKGWNQNFSNYFVEDGSFFRVQNVRMTYSLLNKEVMGVIMPETRITLTAERPLTIFNYNGFNPEVDNGIDRQTYPIPAVYTLGLNVKF from the coding sequence ATGATTAAGCTTTTACGCATAAGTAAGGAATCATGGAAACCCAAAGCGTCTTTTTTCGGGAAATTTTCCATGGTGTTGGTTTTTGCCATCTGGGCCATGTCCGGATCAGCTACAGCCCAAGACACGGAAGTCACAGGGACTATTATAGATCCCAGTGGTGAGCCAGTCCCCGGTGTCAATATCCTTGAGCAAGGCACCAGCAATGGCACCATCACAGACTTGGATGGTAACTACACACTCACTGTCAGTTCACCTGATGCCACTTTAAAATTTTCCTTTATAGGCTTTGAGCCCCAAACCATCGCCCTAAATGGCAGATCTCAACTGGACATCACCCTCCAAGAGGAGCTGACAGGCCTGGACGAAGTGGTCGTCATCGGCTATGGTGCACAGACCGAAAAGGAAATGACTTCTGCCATCACCACCCTAAAGACCGAAGACCTGGTCAAAACGCCAAGCTCTAACGCTATGCAGTCCCTGCAAGGAAAAGTAGCCGGTGTCCAGATCGTCAGCAAAGGCGCTCCCGGAGCTTCTCCGACTGTACGGGTCAGGGGTATCGGATCCTTTGAAGGCGGGGGAGCACCGCTTTATGTAGTGGACGGAATGTTCTTTGACAACATCGACTTCCTAAACTCCAATGACATCAAAACCCTTTCCGTATTAAAAGATGCCTCTGCATCTGCCATTTATGGTGCCAGAGCTTCCAACGGGGTCGTACTGATCGAGACCAATTCTGGTGAATACGAACAGGAAGCAGAAATCGTCTATGATGGATACTACGGCGTGCAAAACCCTCAAAATGTCCTTCAGATGGCCAATAGCCAGCAATTTGTCCAATACGTCAATGAAACGGGCTCTGCACCGGACAGGGAATTTGTCGATAACGCCATGCAGTTTTATGGCAGAAGCCGCTTGGATCCCAGCATCCCTGCGGTAAATACGGATTGGTACAATGAGATCATGAGCCCAGCACCCATCCAAAACCACACCCTCACCTTCTCTGGCGGTAGTACCAAAACCCGGTACTCCGTGGGCGGCAGTTACTTTAGCCAAGACGGTCTCCTAAATGAAACCAGAAACGAGTATGAACGGGTAAACATCCGAGCAAACATCGACTCCAAGGTAAAAGAGTGGATCACCGTGGGCGGTAACTTTACGTTCAGCACCGCCAAACAATTCATTGGTTCAGATGCGGCTTGGTTCAATGCCTATTTTGCCGTACCCATTTTGCCCAAATATGATGAGGAATTTGGCGCCTCGCCGGTGCCACTGTCCAATGCCCAACGACTTGGCTATAGGGGAAGACAAAACCCCTTCTATCCATTGCTATACAATGACAGTAGGAATAAGGTCAATAAAATCAATGGGAACCTCCATGCAGAGCTCACCTTCATTCCAGATAAATTGACCTTCAGGTCCGCATACAATTATAAGCTGAACATGATCAATGCCCGCAATGTCAACTTCGCTTACAATGATGGGGTACTGGATCCACTATCCGGAATTTCAAGATCTAACCAAACCTACTTTGACCAGATCATCGACAATTACCTTACTTATAAGGATTTCTTCGGAGACCATGGCATTACAGCTACCCTTGGACAGTCCTTCAGAAGTGAAACCTACGAAGTGCTCAGCGGCAATCGTAATGACCTGGATCCAAACCCTACCTTTGGCAATGAAGAGCTCTGGTACCTGAACAATGGCCAAGCCAACGACATCAACACCGTCTCAGATGGTGGCAGTCGGATTTTTTACCTGTCCTTCTTTGGTAGATTAGCCTATAACTACAAGGAAAAATACCTGCTTTACGCTACTTACCGTCAGGACAACTACAATAAATTCCAAGTGGACAGTGAAGACTTTTTCACCCTCGGTGCCGGCTGGGTGGCGACGGAGGAAGAGTTCTTCGATGTAAAAGGCATTGACTTTCTAAAATTCCGTGCTTCGTGGGGACAGCTAGGTAACGATGGCATCAATCCGTCCGTCGGCCAACCTACACTGCAAAGCACCAACAATGCTTTTAACGATGTACGAGTACCGGGATTCAGATTGGATCCTACCTATGATTTGATCGATAAGATAGAGACCACGGAAGAAACCAACTTTGGCGTTACCGCCAAATTCTTCCAAAACCGATTATCCCTGGAAGCAGATTATTATATCAGAAACACCCAAAGCCTCGCTGTGACCGTATTGCAGCCCTTATTTAGGGGATCCGTGCGAAGGAGCGTTGGTGAAATCCAAAACAAAGGCTTGGAGGTATCCTTAAACTGGGAAAACCAGGTCTCAGAAGATTTCTCCTATTTCATCGGCGGTAACTTTGCCACTTTGCAAAACACTGTAAAAGGACTTGGTGGACCTGAATACCTTAACTCCGGATCGGCTGAATTCCGTCAACGGTCCATCGTTGGCCAGCCATATCAGGCATTTTACGGGTATGAAGTGGCAGGTGTCTTCCAAAATGAAGCGGACATCGCCAATAGCGGCTATTCAGAGCAGTTTTTGTCAGAAAATGACCTGGTACCAGGGGACTTTATGTTTAAAGACCAAAATGGTGATGGTCTCATCAATGACCTTGACCGAGTAGTATTGGGATCCTATTTACCCGATCTCACTTATGGAGGAAACCTTGGCTTCCGGTACAAAAACCTTGACTTTTCGGTGCTGATCCAAGGACAATCTGGTCACAGCATCCTGAACAGAAAAAGAGGTGAAATGATCTTCACCAATGATACCAACATCGATGCCGACTTGGCAACCAACTTATGGAGAGGAGAAGGCACTTCCAACAAGTACCCTTCTGCTGCCGGCCTGCGCAAAGGGTGGAACCAAAATTTCAGCAACTATTTTGTGGAAGACGGTTCTTTCTTCAGGGTGCAGAACGTACGCATGACCTACTCACTGTTAAACAAAGAAGTGATGGGAGTGATTATGCCCGAAACGCGCATTACCCTGACAGCAGAACGGCCATTGACCATTTTCAATTATAATGGTTTTAACCCAGAGGTGGACAATGGCATTGATCGTCAGACCTATCCTATCCCTGCTGTATATACCCTGGGATTAAATGTCAAGTTCTAA